The following proteins are encoded in a genomic region of Phycisphaerae bacterium:
- the murA gene encoding UDP-N-acetylglucosamine 1-carboxyvinyltransferase: protein MDYFRIQGGKRLKGRVRISGSKNAALPIMAAALMCDGPVMLHNVPRLSDIDHMGLILSKLGVKVDWIGDGTLRLEVVDEANNHAEYDLVRKMRASICVMGPLLAKRGQAQVAMPGGCAIGTRPVDLHVKGVEALGAEVELIEGGDIVCRARRLQGAEIFLGGHFGSSVTATANILMASVLAHGRTVIESAACEPEVEDLANFLNAMGAQITGQGSPRITVEGVESLSGGEYDVIPDRIEAGTFMVAAAVTNGEVTLENCRTEHLMAATKTLEDVGVTVERDNGNVVVASSRHLMPAEITTQPYPGFPTDLQAQFMVLLCLADGNSVITEKIFPDRFLHVAELNRMGARLRKEGPTVIVEGVKKLIGAPVMASDLRASAALVLAGLLAKGSTEINRVYHIDRGYERIEEKFRALGADIVRLDK, encoded by the coding sequence ATGGATTATTTCAGGATTCAAGGCGGAAAGCGGCTTAAGGGCAGAGTAAGGATCAGCGGGTCGAAGAATGCGGCGTTGCCGATCATGGCGGCGGCATTGATGTGCGATGGACCGGTGATGCTGCACAACGTGCCGCGGCTTTCGGACATCGACCACATGGGGCTGATTCTGAGCAAGCTGGGGGTGAAGGTCGATTGGATCGGCGATGGGACGTTGCGTCTGGAGGTGGTGGACGAGGCGAACAACCACGCCGAGTACGACCTGGTTCGCAAGATGCGGGCGAGCATCTGCGTGATGGGCCCCCTGCTGGCGAAGCGCGGCCAGGCCCAGGTGGCGATGCCGGGCGGCTGCGCGATCGGGACGCGGCCGGTGGACCTGCACGTCAAAGGGGTCGAGGCCCTTGGGGCGGAGGTGGAACTGATTGAGGGCGGCGATATCGTCTGCCGGGCCCGGCGGCTGCAGGGAGCGGAGATCTTCCTGGGCGGGCACTTCGGATCGAGCGTGACCGCGACGGCGAATATCCTGATGGCGTCGGTGCTGGCCCATGGCCGGACGGTGATCGAGTCGGCGGCGTGCGAGCCGGAGGTGGAGGATCTGGCCAACTTCCTGAACGCCATGGGCGCTCAGATCACCGGGCAGGGTTCGCCGCGTATCACGGTTGAGGGCGTCGAGAGCCTCAGCGGCGGCGAGTACGACGTGATTCCGGACCGGATCGAGGCTGGGACGTTCATGGTGGCGGCGGCGGTGACCAACGGCGAAGTGACGCTGGAGAACTGCCGGACCGAGCATCTGATGGCGGCGACCAAGACGCTGGAAGACGTGGGCGTGACGGTGGAGCGGGACAACGGGAACGTGGTGGTGGCTTCGTCGCGGCACCTGATGCCGGCGGAGATCACGACCCAGCCGTATCCCGGATTCCCGACGGACCTTCAGGCGCAGTTCATGGTGCTGCTGTGCCTGGCGGACGGCAACAGCGTGATCACGGAAAAGATTTTCCCCGACCGGTTTCTGCACGTGGCGGAGTTGAACCGGATGGGCGCGCGGCTGCGGAAGGAAGGGCCGACGGTGATCGTGGAAGGAGTCAAGAAGCTGATCGGCGCGCCGGTGATGGCGTCGGACCTTCGGGCGAGCGCGGCGCTGGTGCTGGCGGGGCTGTTGGCCAAGGGGTCCACGGAGATCAACCGGGTGTACCACATCGACCGGGGATACGAGCGGATCGAGGAGAAGTTCCGGGCGTTGGGGGCGGATATCGTTCGGCTGGACAAGTAG
- a CDS encoding DUF342 domain-containing protein, protein MTAGKVENSAIRVDVSRDRLEATLFLRADGHYDGVTELGVFDALQQAGVAVAEDVRKQVRELIVQVRQGDIPSEPVLVARGTPATDPIDGRLEWDDALAQTDAPVDDEVIVNFYERHKIVAVENGARIGAIVPGRPGKPGVDVYGKTLPPRRPPIQIRLGEYVTLDNDGRTVRAAAAGQVVLSRGKLSVRTVLDVKNVDFETGNIDSASDVLVHGLVKDLFIVRSKQNVTVRGMVESAYIFAEGDVTIFGGVKGRGKGVIEAGGDISVKFLDSVYVVCGGEVEVAKEVIDNVILARGSLKAGHGTIIGGWHAAFGSVHAKAIGSPAGVKTVVGAGFDPQAHAKVFDLNDRIDKTREVVEKIRKNVEPLMQNLKRLSAEQREKATELMYRADDLDAAIQKLQDEKETLLGGLPDLQAAEIAVSARIFPNTHLILGNRIIAVREEIKGPVRIMIRKIDGVSEVVLVNKLSGSSRILPAQQIGKDALVIPPKPEIAQPAGKKENAEQEPASPAQEPPATGP, encoded by the coding sequence ATGACGGCTGGCAAAGTGGAGAATTCAGCGATCCGCGTGGACGTGTCGCGAGACCGTTTGGAGGCGACCCTCTTCCTGCGCGCCGATGGGCATTACGACGGCGTGACCGAACTCGGCGTCTTCGACGCACTCCAACAGGCCGGCGTTGCCGTGGCCGAGGACGTCCGCAAGCAGGTTCGCGAACTGATCGTTCAAGTGAGACAGGGCGATATCCCTTCCGAGCCTGTCCTCGTCGCCCGCGGCACGCCCGCGACCGATCCGATCGATGGCAGACTCGAGTGGGACGACGCCCTGGCTCAAACCGATGCGCCGGTTGACGATGAAGTCATCGTCAACTTCTATGAGCGTCACAAGATTGTCGCGGTCGAGAACGGTGCCCGCATCGGCGCTATCGTTCCAGGCCGGCCCGGCAAGCCGGGCGTCGACGTCTACGGCAAGACGCTGCCGCCGCGGCGTCCGCCCATTCAGATCCGCCTCGGCGAGTACGTCACGCTCGACAACGACGGCAGGACCGTCCGGGCCGCCGCCGCCGGACAGGTCGTCCTTTCCCGCGGCAAGCTGTCCGTACGCACCGTCCTCGACGTCAAGAACGTGGACTTCGAGACGGGCAACATCGACTCGGCCAGCGACGTCCTGGTTCACGGGCTGGTCAAGGATCTGTTCATCGTCCGGTCCAAGCAGAACGTCACTGTCCGCGGGATGGTCGAGTCCGCCTACATATTCGCCGAGGGCGACGTGACCATCTTCGGCGGCGTCAAGGGACGGGGCAAGGGCGTCATCGAAGCCGGCGGAGATATCTCCGTCAAGTTCCTCGACTCCGTCTATGTGGTCTGCGGCGGCGAGGTGGAGGTCGCCAAGGAGGTTATCGACAACGTCATCCTGGCCCGCGGGTCTCTCAAGGCCGGCCACGGAACGATCATCGGCGGCTGGCACGCCGCCTTCGGTTCGGTCCACGCCAAGGCCATCGGTTCGCCCGCCGGAGTCAAGACGGTGGTCGGCGCGGGCTTCGACCCGCAGGCCCATGCCAAAGTCTTCGACCTCAACGACCGCATCGACAAGACCCGCGAGGTCGTCGAGAAGATCCGCAAGAACGTCGAGCCGCTCATGCAGAATCTCAAACGCCTCTCGGCTGAGCAGCGGGAAAAGGCCACTGAGCTGATGTACCGGGCCGACGACCTGGACGCCGCCATCCAGAAGCTTCAGGACGAAAAGGAGACGCTGTTGGGCGGACTGCCCGACCTTCAGGCCGCCGAAATCGCCGTCTCCGCCCGGATCTTCCCCAACACGCACCTGATCCTGGGCAATCGCATCATCGCCGTCCGCGAAGAAATCAAGGGCCCCGTCCGCATCATGATCCGAAAGATCGATGGAGTCAGCGAAGTGGTCCTGGTCAACAAGCTCAGCGGCTCGTCACGGATCCTGCCCGCTCAACAGATCGGCAAGGATGCTTTGGTTATCCCGCCCAAACCCGAAATCGCCCAGCCCGCCGGCAAAAAAGAGAACGCGGAACAAGAGCCGGCCTCTCCCGCTCAAGAGCCGCCCGCCACAGGCCCATAG
- a CDS encoding response regulator, translated as MKVMLVDDSRTIRNIEKNVLGQLGYTEILEAGDGIEALSVMEGNMPELMLVDWNMPNMDGLTLVKTVREKGVQVPIIMVTTEAEKARVVEAIKAGVNNYVVKPFTADTLGEKIKQTLAKLAGVS; from the coding sequence ATGAAAGTCATGCTGGTTGACGATTCAAGGACGATCAGGAACATCGAGAAGAACGTCCTCGGCCAACTGGGGTATACCGAGATCCTGGAGGCGGGAGACGGTATCGAGGCCCTGTCCGTCATGGAGGGCAACATGCCCGAACTGATGCTGGTGGACTGGAACATGCCCAACATGGATGGGCTGACCCTGGTCAAGACCGTGCGAGAAAAGGGTGTCCAGGTGCCCATCATCATGGTCACCACCGAGGCCGAAAAAGCCCGGGTGGTCGAGGCGATCAAGGCGGGTGTCAACAACTACGTGGTCAAACCCTTCACTGCCGATACCCTTGGAGAAAAAATCAAGCAGACGCTGGCCAAACTGGCCGGCGTGTCCTGA
- a CDS encoding chemotaxis protein CheX codes for MDVKYINPFMTAVKNVFKTMLQMDVQFGKPHVKTEEGASHDVSGIIGLSGDVVGAVIVSFPRLAATRIASAFAGMDLSESDDDFADAIGELANMISGNAKKDFDGLRVFISTPSVVIGSNHLIRNTKVTPRLVIPCTCPGGSFVVEVGMKASGNAQNQEQEAAVAVG; via the coding sequence ATGGACGTTAAGTACATCAATCCTTTCATGACCGCCGTCAAGAACGTGTTCAAGACGATGCTCCAGATGGATGTGCAATTCGGAAAGCCTCATGTCAAGACCGAAGAGGGGGCTTCTCACGACGTCTCGGGAATCATCGGCCTTTCCGGCGACGTGGTCGGTGCGGTGATCGTCAGCTTTCCGCGCCTCGCCGCCACCCGCATCGCCAGCGCCTTTGCCGGGATGGACCTCAGCGAGTCCGACGACGACTTCGCCGACGCCATCGGCGAGTTGGCCAACATGATATCCGGCAATGCCAAGAAGGATTTCGACGGCCTGCGGGTCTTCATCTCGACCCCGTCCGTCGTGATCGGCAGCAACCATCTGATTCGAAATACGAAAGTCACACCAAGGTTGGTCATTCCATGTACGTGTCCGGGCGGGTCCTTCGTAGTCGAGGTCGGCATGAAGGCCTCGGGCAACGCCCAGAATCAGGAGCAGGAAGCAGCCGTGGCGGTGGGTTAA
- a CDS encoding chemotaxis protein CheD: MEKVVDIADLAVSNDSSCTLVTYSLGSCIGLAIWDPVVRVGGLLHFMLPESSIAPEKAAAKPCMFADTGIPLLFKNCYKLGAEKRRMVVKVAGGSQLMDAEGVFNIGKRNLLALRKLLWRNNVMIDAEDIGGNEGRTVRLEVATGRFRVKAKTREYEI, translated from the coding sequence ATGGAAAAGGTTGTGGACATAGCCGATCTGGCGGTGAGCAACGATTCGTCCTGCACGCTGGTGACCTATTCGCTGGGCAGTTGCATCGGCCTGGCGATCTGGGATCCGGTGGTCCGGGTGGGCGGGTTGCTGCACTTCATGCTGCCGGAGTCGTCGATCGCCCCGGAAAAGGCGGCGGCCAAGCCCTGCATGTTCGCGGACACCGGGATTCCGCTGCTGTTCAAGAACTGCTACAAACTGGGGGCGGAGAAGCGGCGGATGGTGGTCAAAGTGGCCGGCGGATCGCAGTTGATGGACGCCGAGGGGGTCTTCAACATCGGCAAGCGCAACCTTCTGGCGTTGCGCAAGCTTCTGTGGCGCAACAACGTGATGATCGACGCGGAGGACATCGGCGGCAACGAGGGACGCACGGTCCGGCTGGAGGTGGCGACGGGTCGGTTTCGGGTGAAGGCCAAGACCCGGGAGTATGAGATATGA
- a CDS encoding HDOD domain-containing protein has protein sequence MMVELDSIADRVERLPALPSTSVRIMEVAMDPKATINDILDVVKYDQNLTGQILRLCNSAYYGLVRQISSLKEALAYLGSTPLLQLIMGVHFNSILQSAQPGYGLLAGMLWRHSAATGLASEKIGRLFDHEKPEVLFTAGLLHDIGKVILGNFLSDRYQEVMDRLNQESLRFHEAEKAVLGFTHAEVGELISRRWRLPEPIVMTTRYHHEPRSEGEADAETRTVVQVVHLADSLAMTLGMGVGNDGLLYSIDPEIAREYKVDHKTLERVGMDVVSEVQKLEVIYVGSRGQQ, from the coding sequence ATGATGGTCGAACTCGACAGCATAGCGGATCGCGTGGAGCGTCTTCCCGCCCTTCCGTCCACCTCGGTGCGGATCATGGAAGTGGCGATGGACCCGAAGGCGACGATCAACGACATTCTGGACGTGGTCAAGTACGACCAGAACCTGACCGGGCAGATTCTGCGGCTGTGCAATTCGGCCTATTACGGGCTGGTCCGGCAGATTTCGAGCCTCAAGGAAGCGCTGGCGTACCTGGGTTCGACCCCCCTGCTGCAGTTGATCATGGGCGTCCACTTCAATTCAATTCTGCAGTCGGCCCAGCCGGGCTACGGCCTGCTGGCGGGCATGCTGTGGCGGCACTCGGCGGCGACGGGCCTGGCCTCGGAGAAGATCGGCCGGCTCTTTGATCATGAGAAGCCCGAGGTCCTGTTTACGGCGGGGCTGTTGCATGATATCGGCAAAGTGATCCTGGGCAATTTCCTGTCGGACCGCTACCAGGAGGTAATGGATCGGCTGAACCAGGAGTCGCTTCGGTTTCACGAGGCGGAAAAGGCGGTGCTGGGCTTCACGCATGCCGAGGTGGGTGAACTCATCAGCCGGCGATGGCGGCTTCCGGAGCCGATCGTGATGACGACCCGCTACCATCACGAGCCACGATCCGAGGGAGAGGCGGACGCGGAGACAAGGACGGTGGTCCAGGTGGTCCATCTGGCGGACTCCCTGGCGATGACGTTGGGCATGGGCGTGGGCAACGACGGATTGCTCTATTCGATCGATCCCGAGATTGCCCGCGAGTACAAGGTCGATCACAAGACCCTCGAGCGCGTGGGGATGGATGTCGTCAGCGAGGTTCAGAAACTGGAAGTCATCTATGTCGGATCAAGAGGGCAGCAGTGA
- a CDS encoding response regulator: MKLDVLIVDDSATIRALITKALRLSVPDLGDVHEASDGIATLAMLADHTVDLVLMDINMPRLNGMQLLKRLRDNPKLSTLPVVVISTEGSQERLAELDEFGIAGYLRKPFRPEQLRQVVNQIMEFSDDGKPQEPDGGDF, from the coding sequence ATGAAACTAGACGTGTTGATTGTCGACGACAGCGCCACGATCCGGGCCCTGATCACCAAAGCGCTGCGCCTGTCCGTACCGGATTTGGGGGATGTTCACGAGGCCTCGGACGGGATCGCCACGTTGGCCATGCTGGCCGACCATACGGTGGACCTGGTCCTGATGGACATCAACATGCCCCGATTGAACGGAATGCAACTGCTCAAGCGGCTGCGGGACAACCCGAAGCTCTCGACCCTGCCGGTGGTGGTGATATCGACGGAGGGCAGCCAGGAGCGGCTGGCCGAGCTCGATGAGTTCGGAATTGCGGGATACCTCCGCAAACCGTTTCGGCCGGAGCAGTTGCGGCAAGTGGTGAACCAGATCATGGAGTTTTCCGATGACGGCAAACCTCAAGAACCTGACGGCGGCGATTTCTGA
- a CDS encoding chemotaxis protein CheX has translation MTANLKNLTAAISEIVEEFIMMAIEIPEPPPAVDVETIGWLDFSGPRQGRITVRCGNALASALAANLLGVSPDDAEAGAKAGDALGEVLNVLCGNLVTRVFGSQQTVHLSVPTVLPACKAQAHRDQPGGHPEAVLEEACVLTFDDQPVEFRLYLWPENL, from the coding sequence ATGACGGCAAACCTCAAGAACCTGACGGCGGCGATTTCTGAGATCGTGGAAGAGTTTATCATGATGGCGATCGAGATTCCGGAGCCGCCGCCGGCGGTCGACGTGGAAACGATCGGCTGGCTGGACTTCAGCGGGCCGCGGCAAGGCCGAATCACGGTACGGTGCGGCAATGCCCTGGCCAGCGCCCTGGCGGCCAATCTGCTTGGCGTGAGTCCGGACGATGCCGAGGCCGGCGCGAAGGCCGGTGACGCCCTGGGCGAGGTGCTTAACGTGCTGTGCGGCAACCTGGTAACCCGGGTGTTCGGGTCGCAGCAGACGGTTCACCTGTCGGTGCCGACGGTGCTCCCGGCGTGCAAAGCCCAAGCACATCGGGACCAGCCGGGCGGCCACCCGGAGGCGGTCCTGGAAGAAGCGTGCGTACTGACATTCGATGACCAGCCGGTGGAGTTTCGCCTGTATCTCTGGCCGGAGAACCTTTGA